The bacterium DNA segment ACTTGGAAGGTGTTCCGACTCATAGGAACAGTTGCTTGCGGAACTTGGTACCATTCGACAATGAATCGCTCATTCGCTTGATCGTAATAATACCAAACCGAACCGCCATTCGGCAGCGATAAATCGTCCCACAACGGATAGATACACGGTTGTGTGTGCGTAGTGTAGGGGAGTTGGGAATTCTCAAAAAACGTCGAATACAAACCAAATCCGACAAAACCATTAGAACAGATCGTTAATGAATCGGCATAGACCGTTCCATAATAATTCATCGAAAAACCCTGCAGCGGAACCGCAATGGTTTCATCGTCCCGGATTAGATTCGTGTTTATGCCGGGACCGCCAGCCGGAGCGGCGATTTCTACCCATTCGAAGCGCGGTCCAGTCGCTTCATTCTGATTATCGACATAGCGATAACCATAGCCATCGGGACCACCTTGGCGGTCGATAGTGGGTGGCATTGTTGGTGTCGCTGGATTGCTCGCAGCCATAACAAGTGTAGCGCAAAGCAAAAGGAAAGCGAGGATAAGCGGTTTCATCGGTGCTCCCAGTCGGGTCCATCGCGGTTGAATTCTTTACTACGTAAGGTACTCACGAGAAAAGGGGGATACCAGTAAAAAGCGTTGCTTGTGAGAAAAAGATGTATCTCCCGGAGAAACAATGGGAGAACGAATGTCCTCCCATTTGATAGCATGAAAATTTAAGTTTCTCACGCGATTGGCACCCTTGTCACTCGAAGAATCGTGTCGTCAAATACGGAAGAGCACGGATTCCTTGTTGAAAGTCGTCACGCATATGCGAATAGCGATGATTGCTAAAACAACTGTCGAACCCGCGGCACAGAGTAAATACAACGGTTCATTGATACCTGAGAAGGCATCTTTGATCAGAAGCGATACATTCAATACAGGAATGAGGGACATCAATAACGTCGTCTTCATTCCGGGTAACGTCGAGGCGATGGCTGGTAAAATTACAACGATCATGAGCGGTTGGATGTAGCTCTGTGCTTCCTTGTAACTTTTCGCATTCAAAGCAATTGCGAGCAGTAGCGAAGCGAAAATCGCACTCAGCGGAATCATTAACACCAGCACTGTTATAATCATCGTCGCATCAATGTGGATATTCAATTTCGATTGAACTTCCATCGGAATCGTCATCAACATACCACTGGTCGATACACCAATCGAGATAATGGTTAAGACTGATGTAACCAAACTGGCGACCATCACTGTCATGAATTTTCCCAACGCCAATTCACTGCGACCGGCAGGGGAAAGCAAAAGTGTTTCCAAAGTGCCGCGTTCCTTTTCACCAGCAGTCAGATCGATTGCCGGATACATCGCTCCGGTCAACGACAACAAGATCAACATGTACGGGAGCCACATCCCAAACAGTTTTCCACCCAATTCAGATAGCGTACTGACATCATTCTTATAGATGACAAACGGTTTCATAATCGAGGCGGGTAATCCAGCTTTCACAACGGCGGTTTCGATGTATTGGTCGCGGGTCCCTTGCAACGCTTCGATAACACGTTTCACTGCAAAACTCGCTTCATCCTTGGTCCCAAGGTAATACAGGTGAACCGAATCG contains these protein-coding regions:
- a CDS encoding ABC transporter permease subunit — encoded protein: MGIRWKNVNTVFRKELLDIVRDRRTIISMIVIPLLLFPVLIGVIGYISVKQIKKMQKADTIVVLVGGERSPALADALRKAEKIRLVEGIADTSVAMKMLRDDAAGVVTAIPANWTPDLWQKGELPVDSVHLYYLGTKDEASFAVKRVIEALQGTRDQYIETAVVKAGLPASIMKPFVIYKNDVSTLSELGGKLFGMWLPYMLILLSLTGAMYPAIDLTAGEKERGTLETLLLSPAGRSELALGKFMTVMVASLVTSVLTIISIGVSTSGMLMTIPMEVQSKLNIHIDATMIITVLVLMIPLSAIFASLLLAIALNAKSYKEAQSYIQPLMIVVILPAIASTLPGMKTTLLMSLIPVLNVSLLIKDAFSGINEPLYLLCAAGSTVVLAIIAIRICVTTFNKESVLFRI